Below is a window of Calditrichota bacterium DNA.
ATGGAGGACAGCAACCGCTCATGTTTGATCCGACCCTATGCGTATGTTAGAAATCGGACGTTTTCCGCAGTCGAGGATATGGTTGACCGGTATGTGAGACTTGTTGCCTCATACACTGACCCAGACGGATGGTCGGTCAGCGACAGTCTGTTTATTCAGGTTGTTCATCCCGAAACACGAGACGACTATGAGAAGTGGTTCTCGCATGAATTGCATGACCTGCGAAATAAAGGAGAGTTTGAGCGCGCAGTTGCGCTTGTAGATTCGCTCGCGAATCAAGATTACTATTTTCCCGACGCAATGGTCTACGGCTGGATGTCGGCGGAGGCAATCAAGGACCACAAGTCCGCACTGAGATTTATTGATTGTGCGTGGGAGTACAATGGCTATTTTGAAGGCAATGGGTATGTTCCGGTTCCGTTTTCTTTTCAAGCACACGCAAACTACGAGCTGTATCGCAAGCAAACGGAAAACCTCCTAAACGGAAAGGCGCCAGATCGAAGCACTCGTGACATTCTGGGGCCCCAATAGGAACACAATCTAATACAGAAATCTAACGCATCACATAAAAAGAGCACATCATCATGAAAACTATCGCGCTATTTTTGTTGGCGGTGTCCGTGTTATCTCGGGCATGCCAAGGACCGGAAAGCACGGGACCCAAGAACGCACCCGAAGGTTTCGGAACCGCGCAAAAGAGTGACTTGATCGTCGAACCGCAACTTTCCGAGATGCAAGTCGAGTGGGGAACCTCAGAGGAATTTCAGGTCAACGTGTCGTGGAAGAGCGGACAGAACTATGCCATTCAGCTTACTCCCGCGAAAGACACTCCCGAGTGGCTGAACGTCTCCGTCAGCCCCGCGATTCTGAACCCGCCCGGAGTCGCAACCGTGTATGTCGAACCCGAATTAGGTTGGGCCAAGCGCGGCAAACACAAAATCAAACTGCAAGCCACGGCCTACAACATCAAAGATCCCGTAGAAGTCGAATTGGAAATCGAAGTCGTGCGGCAATCGGGACAGTTTGAAGTTTTGCAAACTCTCGAATCATCCATCGAGTGCCGGAATATTTGCGGCAAAGTCACAAACGGCCGCATCGCATTTTATGATCTCTTGAAGGAAAAAGGTCAGAAATGCGACGAGAAATCGAAACTCCCCGAAGACCAGCGGATCGGCTTGAAGCAATATGCCGTGTCGTCAAAGGGCTACGGATTCGGCAGAACCTGCGCGATTGCCGGAGTTTGGGAAAACACGGGCACATTGACCTTCGTGAACGTCGGATTCTTCGAGCGCACGATTCCGCGCGGCGATTCGTTTATGCAAATTCGCTCGGCGGAACGCGTGTGGCTTTCGCCCGACAATACCCTCGCGATTGCGCAGAGCGGATCGGCCTTCACGCCGTACGACATCATCAGCGGACAACAAATCGGTGAAACGTGCCGTTCAACGGGAGATGTGACGGGGATACGTTATGATGCGAATAAGCTCACGGTGTTCTCGGCGAGAGATTGTGAGTGGGACGTGAAATAACCAGCGTGCCGCCGGACAGATTGTCGCTGGCGCGGTGCGCTTAGGAAATCAAGTTGAACAAAGAGCGGGGCGACCATCTGGCCGCCCCGTTTTCTTAATACATTCTCGAATGCATCCCCAGCCGGAGGCTGGAAAGTAGTAGATTGAACTTATTTCAGCAGGGTTAGTTTGGTGACCGTCGAAAGCCCCGTGGAAGTTTCGAGTTTCGCAAAGTAAATTCCGCTGGGAAGATGTCCTGCGTTCCAGTCGAAGGCATAGTCGCCGGCCAGCAGCGGCGCGTCAAGGATTGACTCCGTGGCCTGACCGAGAACGTTGTAGATCGTGAGCTTCACGTTCGCATTCTGCGACAAAGTGAAATTCAGCGTCGTGTTCGGATTGAACGGATTGGGGTATGCAGAAAGGATGAAAGATGAAGGATGAAGGATGTCGGCAACGTTTTCATCCGCAGCCAACGTGACTTCAGTCAAAATCTGCGCATAGATGTTGTTGAAAATATCGCCGACCGCACCCGCGCCGCAGCAGCGGCCGGGATTGCTCGAACGCAAATCCTTCCAAACCGCCAATGCACTGCCTTCGTTCCACGGAATCAAAACCGGCGCTTGCTGATACGTCGGCACGTCGCAAATCGGATAGCCTTCCGAAGGCCACTCGAAGCCGCCGATGCTCGCAAAATTTCCGTCGCCGTCAATGTGCGTGCCGTAAAGATCAATCTCTGAGTAAATGTCCGTGTTGCGATAGTCTTCCCACATAACCCACGCACCGCCGTTGCCGTCGTGAGTCACCGTCATGAAACTCTGATCTCCTTCGTGAGTGCAAACCCGGCGGTCAACACCGCTCCACTCCGCGATGCCGTCGGCGTCATAGCGCGCGACGTAACCGTAGGAGTGAACGCCGTCCCGGAAATCTTCATACGAGACCAAAAATCCACCCTGACCGTCGGGCGAAATATCGTGGCGAACGGCGGCGGCCTCAGGACCCGAAATTCTGTGACCTTGAGTGCCCCACAAATCCTGACCGCTCAGAGTAACTAAAACACCGCGCACGTCGTAGGTCGCAGCGTCGTCGCTTTGCGGCTGTTCGTATGTCAGCAAAATATTTTCGCCCAAGCGCATGAGCTTCGAATTGCGGTCGCGTCGTCCAACGGCGCCATACTCGCGTCCCGCATCCGACCACCCATCACCAAAAGAACCGTCGGCATTGATGTGATAGACAATCGCCTGCGTGTCCTGCCACTGGCCGGTGACTCCCGACAAATAGCAGCCGCCGTGACCGTCGCTTTCGGCATCCGTCAAAATCAAATCCGCGCCCGGCAGTCCGGGAAATTCGTGGTAGACTTCCGGCCAACTGAGATTGCCTGCGGCATCGATGTGAGCGATGCTGATGCGTGCCACGAAACTGTCGTTGAAACGCGAAAAGGCCACGAACGCGCCTCCGCTGCCGTCGGCCACGACGTGCGGTTGACCGAGAAAACCGAGGACGGATCGAATGCGAACGGGATTTGCCCAAACTTCCGCGCCGCTGTTGTCGATCCGGTGAATGTGCATCACACTATTAAATCCAATCGAATCACCCGCCCAAACGAGAAACGCTCCGCCGTTTCCGTCGGCCGCAATTTCAGGCGGAAGATGAATCAAGAAACTGTGATCGCTATTTAGCTTTCGGCCGTTCGGTTCCAAATACGTTTCACCGTTGCCGTCGACGATCTGAAAGTACACATCACGGTTCAGCGACGCGCGGTTGTCCGTCCAAATTACGCCGAATTTCCAGTTGTCAAGTTTAGCTGTTTCCTGATCGTAGCTGTCGTAGGTCCATCCACCGCTGACAAATTCGGCGGCGCCAGCGAGCTGTCCGCTGTCGTTTAGTTCCGCGACAAACAGACTTTCCGGCTGGGCAATGGCGCGTCCCGACACAACCACGAGTCGCGCGGCACCCGTGGGAGGCTGTTCGATTTCAGCGCGCAGCTTCTTGTCCAAACGAGTCCAGACGAGGTTGCCGTCGTTGCCCCACAGTTTCGTTCCTGTGCTGGAAATTTTCTGCGTGCGAAGGTTGTTGTTGTAGGATTCGTCAAACTCGGCCCACGTGACGATCAAATCGGTACCGTCCCAAGCCCAATCCAGGGGCGACGTGCGCAATGCGGCGATCCCGAGATCTACGGGACCCCACGTGAGTTCACCGGTACGGCTATAGTGATAGAGCAGCACGGAGGATTCTTCAGGATCAAATTCAAAATCGGCGACCGCTACGATCACTCCGCCGTCCGGAGCCGCGGTTAGATTGGCGATTGTTTGTGCGTCCGGACCGGAAGCGATCAGTATGCCGTCCGCTGTCCAGCCGGAAAGCGGCGCGCGCGTCGTGTCGAGCAAAACAACTCTCGCGTCGCCGTATTGCTGGCCTGCGCCGCGGGCGGTCCACGCCACCGCGAGGCCGTTTTCAATGGCGACCATCTTGTGCGTGCCGAAATCGGAATATTCCGCAACCGAATTTTCGTCGGCGAAGCCCAGTTGTCCGCTCTCAGAAATTTTCTGGATAACCAAATCACTCTCGGCGCTGGGTTCGGTGCAAAGCGCGTAGGCGCTGTTGCCGACACAGACGATATCCACGGGCTGGTTGTTGTAATCCGCGCTGAACAGAAGCTGAATTCCGTCGATGGGACCGATGCGCTCGCCTGAGGGTGAGAGGACTTGTCCGTAGACGTTCAGCCGTGTGTCCGCACCTTCGGTCAAGCGGTCGTCGTTAAAGATGACGTAGGCATAGCCGCTCTCGTCGATGGCGAGCTTGGCGTCGAATTGATCGCGGAAGGTCTGCACAACCGAAACGCCTTCCGACGGGGACCACATGGCATTGCCGTTGTGATCGTAGCGCTGCGCTTTCAGATCGCGAAATCGTCCGACCGAATAATCTTCCCACACCGCGAGAATGCTGCCGTCCGCATAGGCTGCAACGATTGGCGCGCGCTGTTCGCTGATATCGCCCGCGACCAGCCTGCCGTTTTGTCCCCAGATGTGTTCGCCGTCGGGAGCGATGCGTGTGCCCCAGACATCGCGTGTGCCGTCGCGGAGGCAATCGTAGTAAAACAACGCCACGTCGTTTCCGGCACAAACAGCCGCACCGTTCCAGCCGAGGTGAGCACCTTGGCGAATCGGCAGGCCGTCATCCTGCCACTGGAACTGCGCAAGTGCCAGCACGGGGATGAGCGCGAGGAGATAAACTAAGCGAGTGCGATGGTGCATGATCTTTCCTTATTCGTCACAATTGCGGCGCGAACCGATAGCTTACAATTTAACGAATATTTTGGAACTACCGTTCCGGGAAAGCACGAAAAATGAAGTATGAAATATGAAGAAGAACTTACAAATGTAAAAGGAATAGCAATTTGAATTGACTGTCCCTTTTGTGGTACGGTTGGGGGCCTCTTTTGACATTCTCCCTACTTCAGCCATCCCGAAAGTACCTACTTATAGCTGGCAACGGTTCAAAGCGCATCCCGGCGCTGGTCTACTCCCCACTCATGGTGCCTTCTTGACCGTATTTAGGAAATGACCTTTGCGTTCGACCTTGCACCACTACCGATACCGTTTCAGAATTAAGGCTTTTGCCGATTCAACTCTACGAGCGTTGATCAACCTAAGTTTCAGTCGACCCTCGTGATCAGATTCGGACTCGGCTAAGAGATGGTGTGCTGTGGTGTAATGAAGATCCGTAAAAACGATTGTGGAGTTTGATGCCTTTCCCTCCAGTTTGCAGAATCTGGTTCCATTGGCTCGCCAATAGCTGATTCTACTCTTCAACTCTTTTGCATTGATACCCGGCAATGCACGTAGGAACGAGTCAAGCTCTTCGCGATACATTTTACTACTCCGTCA
It encodes the following:
- a CDS encoding T9SS type A sorting domain-containing protein gives rise to the protein MHHRTRLVYLLALIPVLALAQFQWQDDGLPIRQGAHLGWNGAAVCAGNDVALFYYDCLRDGTRDVWGTRIAPDGEHIWGQNGRLVAGDISEQRAPIVAAYADGSILAVWEDYSVGRFRDLKAQRYDHNGNAMWSPSEGVSVVQTFRDQFDAKLAIDESGYAYVIFNDDRLTEGADTRLNVYGQVLSPSGERIGPIDGIQLLFSADYNNQPVDIVCVGNSAYALCTEPSAESDLVIQKISESGQLGFADENSVAEYSDFGTHKMVAIENGLAVAWTARGAGQQYGDARVVLLDTTRAPLSGWTADGILIASGPDAQTIANLTAAPDGGVIVAVADFEFDPEESSVLLYHYSRTGELTWGPVDLGIAALRTSPLDWAWDGTDLIVTWAEFDESYNNNLRTQKISSTGTKLWGNDGNLVWTRLDKKLRAEIEQPPTGAARLVVVSGRAIAQPESLFVAELNDSGQLAGAAEFVSGGWTYDSYDQETAKLDNWKFGVIWTDNRASLNRDVYFQIVDGNGETYLEPNGRKLNSDHSFLIHLPPEIAADGNGGAFLVWAGDSIGFNSVMHIHRIDNSGAEVWANPVRIRSVLGFLGQPHVVADGSGGAFVAFSRFNDSFVARISIAHIDAAGNLSWPEVYHEFPGLPGADLILTDAESDGHGGCYLSGVTGQWQDTQAIVYHINADGSFGDGWSDAGREYGAVGRRDRNSKLMRLGENILLTYEQPQSDDAATYDVRGVLVTLSGQDLWGTQGHRISGPEAAAVRHDISPDGQGGFLVSYEDFRDGVHSYGYVARYDADGIAEWSGVDRRVCTHEGDQSFMTVTHDGNGGAWVMWEDYRNTDIYSEIDLYGTHIDGDGNFASIGGFEWPSEGYPICDVPTYQQAPVLIPWNEGSALAVWKDLRSSNPGRCCGAGAVGDIFNNIYAQILTEVTLAADENVADILHPSSFILSAYPNPFNPNTTLNFTLSQNANVKLTIYNVLGQATESILDAPLLAGDYAFDWNAGHLPSGIYFAKLETSTGLSTVTKLTLLK